The genomic DNA cattacaaaattattggttttactgtttcaagaaaaagaaaaaaaaaatgaagatcgAAACCGGTTTTTGGTGTATttgaaccaaacaaaaccaattttatgaaaaatatttatattttttaggttTATAGGTAGGATTCATGGGGATGTGCCTTTATCAAGTAATTAACGGTCTACCTctgcgagaaaaaaaaaaaaacacaaactgaATTTGCATCAAACTTAGctgaaaccaaatcaaattataagtagtttttatttgatataagtcTGAAATAAACTTGTGTGATTTATGGTGAACAGTGGCGATCATGACATAACGATGCCTTTCCTTGCAACTCAGGCATGGATAAAATCTCTAAATTACTCCATCGTTGACGATTGGAGGCCTTGGAtgataaaaaatcaaatcgctGGGTAATATAtgtgtttctcttgttttttttttgttaaagtgtgtttctcttgtttgtttttcattttctcgtCATCACAAGCTTATCATAATaccattgttgatttttttttttttttttttNCAGATACACCAGAACTTATTCCAATAAGATGACATTTGCTACTGTTAAAGCAAGTCTTCTTGTTTcgatttaacatttatttttcatagcATTACAATTTAAAAGTGCACTTTTAATTGCTTGACATTTTTGATTATAGGGAGGTGGACACACGGCAGAGTATCTACCAAACGAGACCTCTATCATGTTCCAAAGGTGGATCACTGGCCAGCCTTTGTAATTGAGGCTCATTACCTTAACGtatgaagaataaaatatatgtaccaTGAAATCTTTGTAATGGAGGCTGATCATGGCCGTTGTCTCTTTGTATTGGttgatactaaaattttgaagagaAGTTTCTGTTAAGGATTATCATTTTGTGATCCATAATATTATCATACTTTGGGTTAAACTCTAGTTCTAATAAGTTCCAacagaaatcaaataaaaattagtggATTGGCCTATATTGTTGTAATTGGTGCAAAAACTAGAGTCACAGGTTGGTATGTTTAGCCtgttttttaataacaaaaatgtattgAGAAATGAGAACTGATTATACTTTGCTAGATCTTAAGCATGTACGTAGATTGATGATTAAATAAGGGATACTTGGATAGCAAACACTAGTAATTTGAGATTGTACGGCCCAATTGTCAATAGAAGCATAAAATTACGAAATGTAATAGTAGTTTGGGTCTGGTCCGACCCATGTTTTAACAGACGTAAAAGTAAATtcggaaagaaaaaattatgattatatcaGAGCCAGGTTTCGATCCTGGGCCCACCACGCTTCCGCTGCGCCACTCTGATATTTTTGTTAGAGATattcatattataaatttaaattagctTGTTACGTCTAATGTGTATAAATTTATCGTTTGCAAaccaaaaactaagatttaaaaattataaatttgacaattaatatttaataccaACTTAAATTAACAGAATATTTAAATGGAGTCGAAGAAatataattagaaagaaaaaaacagatgtAATGTGTTTAATTACTAAATCCAAATATTCAGAAActgaataataaaacaaaaagaagagataagaaaaacgatattcaaatataaaattacaacaaGTTCATAATCTGACAAcatgtaacatattttataacGTCAATGCTTCTATTTCGAAGATTTCTCTCCTAAAGTGTACTCATAATAACATTCTTCATCATTAGCATCCAAatattcctcttcttcttcttcttcttcttcttcgccatcTTTTTCATTTGTTCCAAGCGGGCGAGAAAGGTTTGGTATGGTTCTTGCCTCACCAACTATCTTCATAATCTCCTCTACTCTTTGAGGAGAAAAGTTGATAAGATTACCATTCCTCTGGTAATAGATTGCTTGTGCTGACTCCTTAAGTTCTCTTGGCAAATTCTTTAGGAACCATGCATGACTCTTGATCTCTTTTAACGTACTTCTCTGTAATAGTTACAAATTaaccaacaaaattttaacaagaATAGGTCGAAATTATTAAACttatatagtttaatatattatatacttacaTGTAATGGACTGGCAACAAATATACGAGCTAACAAGTTTCTGCAGTCTTCAGATATGTGAACATATCCTGGAATCTTGTACTTTACAGCcattattttctgtaaaatcaAACCACAAAAATGTTGTATGTACGATTAGTATACGAATTATAGTACTTCcgtttattttcatttttaaaataaaagatttatacCTGAACAGTTTTTCGAATATTGCGAGGGTCTTTACGGTCTTCGAAAGGGTAAGCTCCTACCAACATAACATAGAGTGCCACTCCACAAGACCACACATCAACTGACTGTAAAACAGATTgaaataagtgttttttttttttaagtttagttCACAGATCATATAGTCGGAATGGACAAGTGTCTTAGCAAAGTAATTTGATGAATATAAAATGTAACGCCACGAAATTTATGCATGTTATTTCCGAGAACAAATATTAAGTTGACTAATGATGTTGATGACGTTAATTATTTGAAAGTGgccatttaaatttttgaataacTATTAGATAAAAGTCGATATAACGTATACTATTACTATAGAAGATTGGTAACACATGTCATGAGTGAGATATTATGAAGCAAAAGTTTTTTTGTCGTGTACTACTCTTTTTCCATgaaattatggttttataaacTATTGAAAGTGGAATGTCCacctaaaaaaaactattgaaagTGGAATTCAAACTTGTAAATATCTTCATTATTGAaggcaacaaaaaaacaaaaatatcttcattACTACTGAAACTTATCctgtatgaaaaataataatagtataattatTTACCTTTCCGTCGTATTCTGATCGACAAAAAACCTCCGGTGCTATATATGCCGGAGTTCCCACCGTTGATTTTGGGTTGGAATGAAGAACTGAAGACTGTACAAATTTTTAGGAATTATTATACATTCCGAAAATTAGTATACAAACTTTAACTAAcataaacagaaataaaaaaaattactcatttaaaaaaaaaccttagagtagccaaaatcacaaattttcaaaCGTGGTGCTGGGCTTCCATCAAGCaatgtattttctaatttcagaTCTCTATGGCATATTTGCTGCAAAATTCATTTGTTTCATTAGTAAAACATAATAACGCAAActattctctatatatacaatttggTCTATATCTAAATAATTTTACCATTGTATGTAAGTAATGCACTCCGCAAATgagttgttgaaaaaaatatctcGCCTGCAAgtagatcaattaattaaattaaaagtttttaaaaaaacaatatttggcgatttttttatatgtggtgagtaaaaagtaaaatgcatgtttttttattcttttttgataatcggtaaaatgtatattatcgacaaaaaaaagaatttccaAACCTCCGCTTCGCTAAATCGACCCGCGGTAGATATCCGTTCAAACAGTTCTCCTCCAGCTGCATACTCCATTACAATCCCAAGATGTGTAGGAGTTAGAACAACctaaaatcaacaacaacaaatttttaagttttttttttctctcttatcaaCATCAAATTATGGATTGAATATGGAACATGTCGAATAGATCAtgggactatatatatatgtccataTCTTTGCACGAAGTTAGAAACAACTTGTGGAGTTGTGCTGTTGTGGGAGTAtccaaattcaaaatcaaacacgACGTACGTTTATTtcttaacaaaacaaatatttacttcgttgacagaaaaagaaaaataaaaataaaaaaaaacttacctcTTTAAACCGAACAATATTGGGATGACTAAGAGACCTATGATTAATTATTTCTCTTGCAACGTTCTCATCTATCTGTATCAAAGCATCAGTTTGGGTAATAATTAAGATGAGATTCTTAGTATGAAAAATAacgaaaaatacaaaagaaagaagaagaaaaaaatgaaatggaCCGTATAGCCTCGATCGATGAATTTGACAGCCACAAGCTCGTTGGTTTGCTTATTACGCATAAGCCGAGCCAATCCGAAATTACCAAATCCCAAATCCTTCACCATCTCATACTTCTCCATggctagctttttttttttttttttctcgcttATCTAAAATGGTactttaatatatacttttatgttGTTTTATGAATCCTCTCTTCCTAAATATTTGTAGAGaaagatatatagatatatagatagagtgagagagaagaaagttatatattagtttacaCGTAGCAAAATGTGACGACTAGCTACTAGAAGTGTTGAAAGAGCTTTTCACGATATCAATGGTCATTTTATTTAGTAAGTCTTTCTTTAGTACAGTTTTGGTTTAGAGTCCGGGTTGATTGATATTTCTGGGACAGTTTTCGTTTATCTATAAAGtgtggtaatatatatatatatatatatatatatatatatataaaaaaaaaaagacagtggTAATAAATCATTCTACCACCCTCCTTCTCGAGGATGAGCTGCACTCTCTCCGTCTTTCAGTGCAGCCCCTAGGGTGTGATCGATCTCTTTGGCAACATAAGAATGGCTCTTACAAGTCCAAGTTCTCAACATCAGATATCTGGCACCTAGTTCGACAACACCACACTCCTTTGTCACTTGGCTTGCTTTTCATAACAGACTCTCAACGGGTGATAAACTAGTTCAATGGAATGCTGATGCAAATGGCGACTGTGTTCTCTGACAAGGccatcagaaaacatggaagcaccttttattttcttgatccTACTACTCTCAAGTTTGGTCTACCTTGACTAGTGCTATGCTAGGCATCAAGTACACCACACATTGGGATCAGTTGGCCACTCTGCTTCTTGACTCCTCCACCCCTCGGCTCCACCGGTTTATTCTCTATTATGTCTTCCAAACCTTGCTACACAGCATTTGGCGGGAACGGAATGCTAGACGACATGGTGAAGCTCCAACTCCACCCTACAGTCTCTTCCGCTTCATTGACAAGAATGTCCTTAATCGGCTGCTCACCTTGTCGACTGTTCCTGGCTATGAGAATGGTCTCCAGTTCTGGTTTCAAACTCATCTCATCTAATATGTTTCTAATAGTTTTCGATTTACCTCtgttttttggtgaatataatttaacattcatacaaaaaaataagtcatTCTATGTATGTAAGTATAAATAGGATCTCAAACTGAAGTAGGTATTATTTGAGACAGCTACTCACGTTTAAGGTTTTAAGGGTCTTTTCTTTAGATAGATTGCAAAAGAGGTTTTGAAGTTTCTCTAAGACTAGATTTTGGTAACACGTCAATGGGTATCTTGATAGTGTGTAATTCTAATTAGGTGATATTTGTATGTTTGCCTATTTGACTTGTATAGTATTTGACGATTAGGCACACTATTAAACTTCGGTACGTTTGTTGCGTCTTGCAAAATTATTTGCACTTACAAGTGGTAGCATAGACTTTTTTTTATGGTTGTCCAGATCAGAGAGAAAGGGTTGGAAAAGTGAAATCATCCAATTATAAGTAAcctcatattttattttatttggtcaGCTATAATAGTGCCCCTTACTGTTGATCAGCTATTTCAAtcaaatttaacttttaaaagcCTATGGCTGTGGAGTTGCCTAAAtggaaaaaagaacaataataaTGGATGTACCCCCAACTTTTTCACACACACTCCATCCTCCATTTAAAGACTACATTTCAACATGGAGGCAAGATTGTTACGTGGGAATAGTAGCTCGAGCACTGATCAGGGGCGGATCTATGTAGTGAtggggtggggcacgtgccccatgcTACTTGTTAAAAATTATCTAATACATTTGGTTAGTTTAGTTACACAGTTTAATTGTTACCTAGGTGCCCCATGCATCTTTTTTGGTGAGGAGTTCCAATCCTgactttcatcttttttttgttgcctttttTCCTACAAccaatgttatttttgttatgtttacttacatgttaatatttttttctactctAAATTATACTTACATTTAAATAGTtaattagtataatatatattgttgaaatctATCTAAATAAAGgattttttactaaaattaatcatatgaattcaaaaataatacataatataactCTTGCATGTAACTTCTAAACATTTCTACAAttctatatattagtttttaagattttaaatgtagATTTGGACTCTTCATTGTTGGACCTTcgatttgatatattatttatcaatattttacaaattttaccGTGATTACGAAAGattatattgattattatttatgattttttgaatttttttgtacattttttaGAGTTAGAGAATAAAGTTGCAAAGAAATGATTATTTAAAAGGTTAATATACTGCACAAAATCCTTATATAATAAATGTTTagatataattttcatttaaatatatgtaatgtgcaattgaatatattataaaaccaactaaaatagtttttaaatatacaaaaatatagaaaattaaatttgtttaatattttataatataaatttaatatattaattattaaataatttgtgCCCCACATCAAATTTCTTTCTGGATCTGCCGCTGGCACTGATCCAGTTGAATCTCTTAAGACCTAACCTATTCTAGTAACAACCTAACTCTTTTTCCAAGCTCCCTTTATTTTACATTGCAAGTGTCCATAGCGAGTGGGGAGCCATTTAACTTATATTATACAGTACATGTGGAGCATGTTGTTCCATAGTAAGTGCAAGAGAGTTTCAGGCCTTTCATAAACagttttattcatcactcgaaaaaagaagaaaacttaagCTGCATTTAAAAAGCATAAACAAAGGTGAAGACGACTACTACCCGCTATATAGGCATAAGAGCCATCGTAAAAACTAGAAAACATCGCACATATAGATAATAAGTAGAACTAACATGTCACTAAAGAGAAACTAACTTACACAAGAACTGAAAATCTTCATTGAGTTGGCATTTGagtctttttccttcttctcacaTATGTGATTAACGCCTTGGATGTACTAGACGTCGTATCAGAAGCTTCTGCCACTACCACTATTTCTTTACCATGTGACACATTTTGAGTCTCCTCCattttct from Camelina sativa cultivar DH55 chromosome 7, Cs, whole genome shotgun sequence includes the following:
- the LOC104702833 gene encoding serine/threonine-protein kinase SRK2J-like — its product is MEKYEMVKDLGFGNFGLARLMRNKQTNELVAVKFIDRGYTIDENVAREIINHRSLSHPNIVRFKEVVLTPTHLGIVMEYAAGGELFERISTAGRFSEAEARYFFQQLICGVHYLHTMQICHRDLKLENTLLDGSPAPRLKICDFGYSKSSVLHSNPKSTVGTPAYIAPEVFCRSEYDGKSVDVWSCGVALYVMLVGAYPFEDRKDPRNIRKTVQKIMAVKYKIPGYVHISEDCRNLLARIFVASPLHRSTLKEIKSHAWFLKNLPRELKESAQAIYYQRNGNLINFSPQRVEEIMKIVGEARTIPNLSRPLGTNEKDGEEEEEEEEEEYLDANDEECYYEYTLGEKSSK